The Geomonas ferrireducens genome includes a window with the following:
- a CDS encoding V-type ATP synthase subunit I: MIARMVKVEIVGPAGLAVEVLSLLRELGVFQIEPDSAAFISVEDRDKVHSLLLDEKTMGERMYYEELKERIDELFACLPRGEPRRSYLAPLTVLDSVAQTVRRHLGLCREWCRARESLQRELIELERYGTVLDALEPHLAGLDGRSGLEFIAVTLTGRDALEEFVRMLAHLTQNRFEIATPRTDDGTLMALVTLEKGAADRVRTALGEQRVPELTPPATLAAVPLAEKATALRRRKEALGRELSDIDKKRAAFAAQWGALYWGVRNWLDERLTLMKNIPYLMQSDMCFFIHGWTPEQELERLEEEAGRRFVGAVVVERREILEQDLDQVPVTLRNPPFLRPFELFARLLPLPRYATLDPTPFLAIGFPLFFGMILGDAGYGLLLLLLSLVVVRRTPRGDLRDASKILLICSCYAIVFGFLYGECFGAWGAQLLGMEKALLVERRQAILPMLLLAVSIGAVHVVIGLALGVVTALRRRTGKEALFKVVNIAAILCMAGAILSLVEIFPRAFAPPLVFALLALIPALIFSGGILAPLELMKHVGNIVSYTRIMAIGLASVLLARVANSFAGLTGNVVAGVLLALLFHAINLVLGVFSPALHALRLHYVEFYSKFMISGGRKFEPLKK, from the coding sequence ATGATCGCCAGAATGGTAAAAGTCGAGATCGTGGGCCCGGCGGGCCTGGCGGTCGAAGTCCTCTCTCTTTTGCGGGAACTCGGCGTATTCCAGATCGAGCCGGACAGCGCCGCTTTCATCTCCGTCGAGGACCGGGACAAGGTGCACTCGCTGCTGCTTGACGAGAAAACCATGGGCGAGCGGATGTACTACGAGGAGCTGAAAGAGAGGATCGACGAGCTCTTCGCCTGTCTTCCGCGCGGCGAGCCCCGGCGCAGTTACCTCGCACCGCTCACCGTGCTCGACTCCGTCGCCCAGACGGTGCGCAGACACCTGGGGTTGTGCCGCGAGTGGTGCCGCGCCAGGGAGTCGCTGCAGCGGGAACTGATCGAGCTCGAGCGCTACGGCACCGTTTTGGACGCGCTCGAGCCGCACCTGGCCGGGCTGGACGGCAGAAGCGGCCTCGAATTCATCGCCGTGACGCTCACCGGCCGCGACGCGCTCGAGGAGTTCGTGCGCATGCTGGCGCACCTCACCCAGAACCGGTTCGAGATCGCCACCCCGCGCACGGACGACGGCACCCTGATGGCTCTCGTCACCCTGGAGAAGGGGGCGGCGGACAGGGTACGCACGGCCCTGGGAGAGCAGCGCGTGCCGGAACTCACCCCGCCTGCGACGCTGGCGGCGGTCCCCCTCGCCGAGAAGGCGACGGCGCTTCGACGCAGAAAGGAGGCGCTCGGCCGCGAGTTGAGCGACATTGACAAAAAGCGCGCGGCTTTTGCCGCCCAGTGGGGGGCGCTCTACTGGGGGGTCCGCAACTGGCTCGATGAGCGCCTCACACTGATGAAAAACATCCCCTACCTCATGCAGAGCGACATGTGCTTTTTCATCCACGGCTGGACCCCGGAACAGGAGCTTGAGCGTCTGGAGGAGGAAGCAGGCAGGCGCTTCGTCGGTGCCGTGGTGGTCGAGCGCAGGGAGATCCTGGAACAGGACCTGGACCAGGTGCCGGTAACCCTGCGCAACCCCCCGTTTCTTCGCCCCTTCGAACTCTTTGCAAGGCTGCTGCCCCTCCCCCGCTACGCGACCCTCGACCCGACACCTTTTTTGGCGATAGGCTTCCCGCTCTTTTTCGGGATGATCCTCGGAGACGCGGGGTACGGCCTCTTGCTGCTGCTCCTCTCCCTTGTCGTAGTGAGGCGCACGCCGCGGGGGGACCTACGGGACGCCAGCAAGATCCTGCTCATCTGTTCCTGCTACGCCATCGTCTTCGGGTTCCTCTACGGGGAGTGTTTCGGCGCGTGGGGGGCGCAACTGCTCGGGATGGAAAAGGCGCTTCTGGTCGAGAGGCGCCAGGCCATCCTCCCCATGCTCCTTCTGGCCGTATCGATCGGAGCGGTCCACGTCGTCATCGGCCTGGCGCTGGGGGTCGTGACGGCGCTGCGGCGCAGGACCGGAAAGGAAGCTCTTTTCAAGGTGGTGAACATCGCCGCCATCCTCTGCATGGCAGGGGCGATCCTTTCGCTCGTCGAGATCTTCCCAAGGGCGTTTGCGCCCCCGCTCGTCTTCGCCCTGCTCGCGCTCATACCGGCGCTTATCTTCTCCGGGGGGATCCTGGCACCGCTCGAGCTCATGAAACACGTCGGCAACATCGTCTCGTACACGCGGATCATGGCGATCGGGCTCGCCTCGGTGCTCCTCGCGCGCGTCGCCAACAGCTTCGCCGGGCTCACCGGCAACGTGGTGGCCGGGGTGCTGCTCGCCCTGCTCTTTCACGCCATTAATCTGGTGCTCGGGGTCTTCTCGCCCGCGCTCCACGCCCTGCGCCTGCACTACGTGGAGTTTTACAGCAAGTTCATGATCAGCGGCGGCAGGAAGTTCGAACCGCTGAAGAAGTAG
- a CDS encoding ATPase: MEKCYLALAAALAVGLSAIATAWAQSRIGAAGAGTIAEKPELTGTVIIMLAIPETMVILGFVVAVMILGG; the protein is encoded by the coding sequence ATGGAAAAGTGCTACCTGGCTCTTGCAGCCGCCCTGGCCGTCGGGCTTTCGGCCATAGCCACCGCGTGGGCGCAGTCGCGCATCGGCGCGGCCGGTGCGGGCACCATCGCGGAAAAACCCGAACTGACCGGTACGGTGATCATCATGCTCGCCATACCGGAAACCATGGTGATCCTCGGTTTCGTCGTGGCGGTCATGATCCTTGGGGGCTAG
- a CDS encoding V-type ATP synthase subunit E gives MGTEELLAALRQEGERKAREIRDQAEASAQRLREEAKERSANVREAHRRELEAMVNSERQRCDAAARRAARLLLLKGYDGLARRLWDISVELLPALRNEGYPELFERLAAELPPREWRTVRVNPQDVDLAAVLFPDADIVADWEISGGLVAVSQKEELQVINTLEKRLERGWAELLPLILKEVDADA, from the coding sequence GTGGGGACCGAAGAGCTGCTGGCCGCCCTGCGCCAGGAAGGGGAGCGCAAGGCGCGTGAGATAAGGGACCAAGCCGAGGCCTCGGCGCAGCGCCTGAGGGAAGAGGCGAAGGAGCGGTCCGCCAACGTTCGGGAGGCGCACCGGCGCGAACTGGAGGCCATGGTCAACTCCGAGCGGCAGCGGTGCGACGCCGCCGCACGGCGGGCCGCGCGACTACTCCTTCTGAAGGGGTACGACGGGCTCGCCCGAAGGCTCTGGGACATCTCCGTGGAGCTTTTGCCGGCGCTGCGGAACGAGGGGTACCCGGAACTCTTCGAACGCCTGGCCGCCGAGCTTCCTCCCAGGGAGTGGCGCACGGTCCGGGTGAACCCTCAGGACGTGGATTTAGCCGCCGTGCTCTTCCCCGATGCGGATATCGTCGCGGACTGGGAGATCAGCGGAGGCCTTGTCGCCGTCTCCCAAAAAGAGGAGCTGCAGGTCATCAACACCCTGGAAAAGCGCCTCGAGCGGGGATGGGCCGAACTGCTCCCATTGATCCTCAAGGAGGTGGACGCGGATGCATGA
- a CDS encoding V-type ATP synthase subunit F, whose protein sequence is MKRIVVITPPDALFGFTMAGVSQTVTSSDEAEAAVRRHIEDPECGVVIVDERLLSGIDEAHLQEMEKRWFGVLVILPAPEKGAVEEDYAERLIRRVIGYHVRLAP, encoded by the coding sequence ATGAAGAGAATCGTGGTGATAACGCCTCCGGACGCGCTCTTTGGCTTCACAATGGCCGGGGTGTCCCAGACGGTCACCTCTTCCGACGAGGCGGAGGCCGCGGTGCGCCGCCACATCGAAGACCCTGAATGCGGCGTGGTGATCGTGGACGAACGGCTTCTTTCCGGGATCGATGAGGCGCACCTGCAGGAGATGGAGAAACGCTGGTTCGGGGTGCTGGTGATTCTCCCTGCCCCTGAAAAGGGTGCGGTGGAGGAGGACTACGCTGAACGCCTGATCCGCAGGGTGATCGGCTACCACGTGAGGCTCGCGCCGTGA
- a CDS encoding V-type ATP synthase subunit A, translating to MTGRILGIAGPTVAVDLPGLRLYDLVQVGESRLIGEAVRLEPGRAILQVYEDTRGLAVGEPAASLGRPLTVQLGPGLLSGMYDGLQRPLERLARITGPFVASGASLSPLDPELRCRFTTDRKPGDVVRAGECLGELHEGRFRHPVLAQASGTIAAIAEGEVNPAQGVGHMTDGSSISACTFWPVRRPRPCLKKLSPSLPLVTGQRVIDFLFPMARGGTAIFPGGFGTGKTILEQNIAKFASVDVVVYVGCGERGNEMAELLEEFAGLSDPWSSRPLMERTVVIANTSNMPVAAREASIYTAVAMAEYYRDLGCHVLLLADSISRWAEALREISASLEEMPGEESYPTYLSSRLAAFFERAGTVRTLDGRTGSLSMILSVSPPGGDFTEPVTQACLRTAGAFFMLDTSLAHRRHFPAINWFQSYSLYTAEMVRHFSDEISAQWGELRGRCLDLLQREEALREVAEIVGVEGLQDADRLLMRLAERIRQEFLCQNAYGQDAFSPPEHTVALIRKLVERYDAALARLKEGALPDELLSTETE from the coding sequence GTGACAGGGCGGATCCTCGGCATAGCGGGGCCGACGGTCGCCGTCGATCTGCCCGGGCTCAGGCTGTACGACCTGGTGCAGGTAGGCGAGTCGCGCCTGATCGGAGAGGCAGTGCGGCTCGAGCCGGGACGGGCGATCCTCCAGGTGTACGAGGACACGCGCGGCCTGGCCGTGGGCGAGCCCGCCGCGAGCCTCGGGCGGCCCCTCACCGTGCAGCTCGGCCCCGGGCTACTGTCCGGGATGTACGACGGTCTGCAGCGCCCCCTGGAGCGCCTGGCGCGCATCACCGGGCCGTTCGTCGCCAGCGGGGCGTCCCTCTCCCCGCTCGACCCTGAGCTGCGCTGTCGCTTTACCACGGACCGAAAGCCCGGCGACGTGGTGCGCGCCGGGGAGTGCCTGGGCGAGCTGCACGAAGGACGTTTCCGGCACCCGGTGCTCGCACAGGCATCGGGCACCATCGCCGCCATCGCGGAGGGCGAAGTGAACCCGGCGCAGGGTGTGGGGCACATGACCGACGGCAGCAGCATCTCCGCCTGCACCTTTTGGCCGGTGCGCCGCCCCCGCCCCTGCCTAAAAAAGCTCTCCCCCTCCCTGCCGCTCGTTACCGGGCAGCGCGTCATCGACTTCCTGTTTCCCATGGCACGTGGCGGGACGGCGATCTTCCCCGGCGGCTTCGGGACCGGAAAGACCATCCTGGAACAGAACATAGCGAAGTTCGCTTCGGTGGACGTCGTGGTGTACGTCGGCTGCGGCGAGCGCGGCAACGAGATGGCGGAACTCCTAGAGGAGTTCGCTGGACTGAGCGACCCATGGAGCAGCAGACCGCTCATGGAGCGGACCGTGGTCATCGCGAACACCTCGAACATGCCGGTCGCAGCGCGCGAGGCCTCCATCTACACGGCGGTCGCCATGGCCGAGTACTACCGCGATCTCGGGTGCCACGTGCTGCTTCTGGCCGACAGCATCTCCCGCTGGGCCGAGGCTCTGAGAGAGATCTCAGCCTCCCTAGAGGAGATGCCCGGGGAGGAGAGCTATCCCACCTACCTGAGCTCCCGGCTCGCCGCCTTCTTCGAGCGAGCGGGGACGGTGCGGACCCTGGACGGCAGAACGGGCTCCCTCTCCATGATCCTCTCCGTCTCGCCGCCAGGAGGTGACTTCACCGAGCCGGTGACCCAGGCCTGCCTGCGCACCGCGGGGGCGTTCTTCATGCTGGACACCTCCCTCGCCCACCGCCGCCACTTCCCCGCCATCAACTGGTTCCAGAGCTACTCCCTCTACACGGCGGAAATGGTGCGGCATTTCTCGGACGAGATCTCGGCGCAATGGGGAGAACTGCGCGGCCGTTGTCTGGATCTGCTCCAGCGCGAGGAGGCCCTGCGCGAGGTGGCAGAGATCGTGGGGGTCGAGGGGTTGCAGGATGCGGACCGGCTGCTGATGCGGCTGGCCGAGCGCATCCGGCAGGAGTTTCTCTGCCAGAACGCCTACGGCCAAGATGCCTTCTCCCCGCCGGAGCACACCGTCGCCCTGATCCGAAAGCTGGTGGAGCGCTACGACGCGGCACTGGCAAGGCTGAAAGAGGGGGCGCTGCCGGACGAACTGCTGAGCACCGAAACGGAGTGA
- a CDS encoding V-type ATP synthase subunit B — MRLSEHIYKTVASIRGPLLFAERIACARIGEVVRIACPGGDTVEGEILKIEGETVLIQVFGETRGLSLGASVVFTDQVKKAPLSDEAIGRIFDGSFTPIDGAPMYAAKQWGAITGAPINPTSRARPEEFIETGITSIDLLNTLVKGQKLPIFSCAGLPAKEMAAAILRNARLPAGGSFVTVFVALGLPHHEFSFYMDVLSGMQGNFVAFINRAGEPVMGRLLAPRLGLAVAEYLAFAHGMDVLVLITDMTNYCDALREVSTAREELPGRRGYPGYMYSDLASLYERAGRIKGVAGSVTMLPVVTMPEDDITHPIPDLTGYITEGQIVLSRELHRRGIFPPVDVLPCLSRLMQRGIGAGRTREDHRAIADTLYKLYAKGRDLRRLEAIVGREGMAEGDRALLDFAEKMERELVHQGDERRDIVESLDKGAALAARFAGRGP; from the coding sequence ATGCGTCTTTCCGAGCACATATACAAGACCGTCGCCTCGATCCGTGGGCCGCTGCTCTTCGCGGAGCGGATCGCCTGCGCGCGCATCGGCGAGGTGGTCCGCATCGCGTGCCCCGGCGGGGATACCGTTGAAGGCGAGATCCTGAAGATCGAGGGCGAGACCGTGCTCATACAGGTATTCGGGGAGACCAGAGGGCTGAGCCTCGGCGCGAGCGTCGTCTTTACCGACCAGGTGAAGAAGGCTCCCCTCTCCGATGAGGCGATCGGCCGTATCTTCGACGGCTCCTTCACCCCCATCGACGGCGCCCCCATGTACGCGGCGAAACAATGGGGCGCCATCACCGGCGCGCCGATCAACCCGACCTCGCGCGCACGCCCCGAGGAGTTCATCGAAACCGGGATCACCTCGATCGACCTTTTGAACACCCTGGTGAAGGGACAGAAGCTCCCGATCTTCTCCTGCGCCGGCCTTCCCGCCAAAGAGATGGCGGCGGCGATCCTGCGCAACGCGCGCCTTCCCGCCGGGGGCTCCTTCGTCACCGTCTTCGTGGCCCTCGGCCTGCCGCACCACGAGTTCTCCTTCTACATGGACGTCCTCTCGGGGATGCAGGGGAACTTCGTCGCCTTCATCAACCGCGCCGGCGAGCCGGTAATGGGGAGGCTCCTCGCGCCGCGCCTTGGCCTCGCGGTGGCAGAGTACCTCGCCTTCGCGCACGGCATGGACGTCCTGGTCCTCATCACCGACATGACCAACTACTGCGACGCGCTGCGCGAGGTTTCCACGGCCCGGGAGGAGCTTCCAGGCAGGCGCGGGTACCCGGGTTACATGTACTCCGATCTCGCCTCGCTCTACGAGAGGGCCGGGCGCATCAAGGGTGTCGCCGGTTCGGTCACCATGCTCCCGGTGGTGACCATGCCCGAAGACGACATCACTCACCCGATCCCGGACCTCACCGGCTACATCACCGAGGGGCAGATCGTCCTGTCAAGGGAGCTGCACCGCAGGGGTATCTTCCCGCCGGTGGACGTGCTCCCGTGCCTCTCCAGGCTGATGCAGCGCGGCATCGGCGCCGGGCGGACCAGGGAGGATCACCGGGCCATAGCCGACACGCTTTACAAGCTCTACGCCAAGGGGCGCGACCTGCGCAGGCTGGAGGCGATCGTCGGTCGCGAGGGGATGGCCGAGGGGGATCGCGCCCTCCTGGACTTCGCGGAAAAGATGGAGCGCGAACTGGTGCACCAGGGCGACGAGCGCCGCGATATCGTGGAAAGCCTTGACAAGGGAGCCGCCCTGGCGGCGAGGTTCGCCGGGAGAGGGCCATGA
- a CDS encoding V-type ATP synthase subunit D, producing MIPPTRTNLLLSREKIRSVSGSIAILKARRLALIREFLAMSAPFLRSREEVKGAYGLALARLHLALGHEGEEFIASLASPTARPLDVEVVERSVMGLSYREIRVAGETVRPPDRRGYDHLSTSPHLEEAIAGFEAILAEMLQVAIFESRMKRIGEEILRGSRRIRVLEERHLPSLRSDVKKIAEYIGERERESYCRLKQFKQLMIERCPQGTGSERACPPSG from the coding sequence ATGATTCCCCCGACCCGCACCAACCTGCTGCTGTCCCGGGAAAAGATCCGATCGGTCTCCGGGAGCATCGCGATCCTGAAGGCGCGCAGGCTCGCCCTGATCCGGGAATTCCTTGCGATGTCGGCCCCGTTTCTCCGCTCGCGCGAGGAGGTGAAGGGGGCATACGGCCTGGCCCTGGCACGGCTGCATCTGGCCCTGGGGCACGAGGGGGAGGAATTCATCGCCTCGCTGGCGTCCCCCACGGCAAGGCCCCTTGACGTGGAGGTAGTAGAGCGAAGCGTGATGGGACTTTCCTACCGCGAGATCAGGGTGGCCGGGGAAACGGTGCGTCCTCCCGACCGGCGCGGTTACGACCACCTTTCGACAAGCCCACACCTGGAGGAGGCCATAGCCGGTTTCGAGGCGATTCTCGCGGAGATGCTGCAGGTCGCCATATTCGAAAGCAGGATGAAAAGGATCGGCGAGGAGATCCTGCGCGGTTCCCGCCGCATCCGGGTACTGGAAGAGCGGCACCTCCCGTCGCTGCGAAGCGACGTCAAGAAGATCGCCGAATACATCGGCGAACGGGAGAGGGAGTCGTACTGCCGTCTCAAGCAGTTCAAGCAGCTCATGATCGAGCGATGCCCCCAGGGTACCGGCTCTGAACGCGCCTGTCCCCCTTCCGGGTGA
- a CDS encoding DUF4255 domain-containing protein, producing MISHALTIIMNELNKHLHDVYNMTDGVNLGNVSDIFASGGGSGSVSRDKLYISAVNVKEEKTLKNVPNYVRNEATLKATYENPPVFLNFLILMTATHSDYVNALSILSRVIRYFQFRNVFTETSVDPSSITTSSVPINPLDQLQSFRLILDIYSPTLEEVNHLWGTLGGKQYPFVLYVLRMLDLKFAFVEREESLILEIVRNIHHKPAVTV from the coding sequence ATGATATCCCACGCCCTCACCATCATAATGAACGAGCTGAACAAACATCTTCATGATGTGTACAACATGACCGACGGCGTGAACCTTGGCAACGTTTCCGACATCTTCGCATCAGGCGGGGGCAGCGGCAGCGTATCGCGGGACAAGTTGTATATCTCGGCGGTGAACGTTAAGGAGGAGAAGACGCTCAAGAACGTCCCCAACTACGTGCGCAACGAGGCAACGCTCAAGGCAACCTACGAGAACCCGCCGGTATTCCTGAACTTCCTGATCCTGATGACGGCAACGCACAGCGACTACGTGAACGCCCTTTCGATACTCTCCCGCGTAATCCGGTACTTCCAGTTCAGAAACGTTTTCACTGAAACAAGCGTCGATCCTTCCTCCATCACCACTTCCAGCGTTCCGATCAACCCACTCGATCAGTTACAGAGCTTCAGGCTGATCCTCGACATATACTCGCCGACACTGGAAGAGGTGAACCATCTATGGGGGACACTCGGAGGCAAACAGTATCCGTTCGTCCTCTACGTCCTGCGCATGCTCGACCTGAAGTTCGCCTTCGTGGAACGGGAAGAGAGCCTGATCCTGGAGATAGTGCGCAATATACATCACAAACCGGCGGTAACGGTATAA
- a CDS encoding phage tail sheath family protein: MATLYKTPGVYIEEIPKFPPSVAPVETAIPAFVGYTEKAEDVTPGDLTLKPTRISSLVEYEKYFGGPQKEQDINVDVQETQVNSVTVDLKSTATVAESARSKHIMYYAMQMFFANGGGPCYIVSVGAYKATFGGALVETELKAGLDTLAKKDEPTLIIFPEAQSLSIADFKALHDAALAQCADLKDRFVIMDLHGDSISLSDPGANLLNAVNNFRSNGIGVNNLKYGAVYAPNIDTILDFAYDDTAVDVTITTNGTAAAPVKLDTLKGGNNRVYEQAKAAITDMACRLPPSTTMAGIYAAVDNSRGVWKAPANVSVNSVIQPTIEFSNVEQDQMNVDPVAGKSVNAIRAFTGKGTLVWGARTLAGNDNEWRYVNVRRLFNFVEESVKRSTEPFVFEANDANTWVRVQGMVENFLTVIWRQGALQGIKPEHAFFVAVGLGKTMTAIDILEGRMIVEVGLAAVRPAEFIIFRFSHKMAES, translated from the coding sequence ATGGCCACACTTTACAAAACACCGGGAGTCTACATCGAAGAGATACCCAAGTTTCCTCCTTCCGTGGCCCCGGTAGAAACCGCGATTCCGGCCTTCGTCGGCTACACGGAAAAGGCGGAAGACGTCACTCCCGGTGACCTCACCCTGAAACCGACGCGCATCTCATCGCTGGTCGAGTACGAGAAGTATTTCGGCGGACCTCAGAAAGAACAGGACATCAACGTTGACGTCCAGGAAACACAGGTAAACAGCGTCACCGTCGACCTGAAGTCGACCGCTACCGTGGCGGAGAGCGCGCGCTCCAAGCACATCATGTACTACGCGATGCAGATGTTTTTCGCCAACGGCGGAGGCCCCTGCTACATCGTCTCGGTGGGCGCCTACAAGGCGACTTTCGGGGGTGCACTAGTCGAAACCGAGCTGAAGGCGGGACTGGACACCCTGGCGAAAAAAGACGAACCGACCCTCATCATCTTCCCGGAGGCCCAGAGTCTCTCCATCGCCGACTTCAAGGCGCTGCACGACGCGGCCCTTGCGCAATGCGCCGACCTGAAGGACCGCTTCGTGATCATGGACCTTCACGGCGACTCAATCTCGCTCTCCGATCCGGGGGCGAACCTTTTGAACGCGGTGAACAACTTCCGCTCCAACGGCATCGGCGTGAACAACCTGAAGTACGGAGCGGTGTACGCGCCGAACATCGACACCATCCTCGATTTCGCTTACGACGACACCGCGGTTGACGTCACCATAACGACGAACGGTACCGCTGCCGCGCCGGTGAAGCTGGACACCCTCAAGGGTGGTAACAACAGGGTCTATGAGCAGGCGAAGGCGGCGATCACCGACATGGCCTGCAGGCTCCCCCCGTCCACGACGATGGCCGGGATCTACGCTGCGGTCGACAACAGCCGCGGCGTCTGGAAGGCGCCCGCCAACGTGAGCGTGAACTCGGTGATCCAGCCGACCATTGAGTTCTCCAACGTGGAACAGGACCAGATGAACGTCGACCCCGTGGCGGGAAAATCTGTCAACGCGATCCGCGCCTTCACCGGCAAGGGGACCCTGGTCTGGGGAGCGCGTACCCTCGCCGGCAACGACAACGAATGGCGCTACGTGAACGTGCGCCGGCTCTTCAATTTCGTGGAGGAGTCGGTCAAGCGCTCCACCGAGCCCTTCGTTTTCGAGGCGAACGACGCCAACACATGGGTCCGTGTGCAGGGGATGGTGGAGAATTTCCTCACCGTGATCTGGCGCCAAGGGGCGCTGCAAGGAATTAAACCGGAGCACGCGTTTTTCGTGGCGGTGGGGCTTGGCAAGACCATGACAGCGATCGACATCCTGGAGGGGCGCATGATCGTCGAGGTGGGACTCGCCGCCGTGCGCCCCGCCGAATTCATAATCTTCCGGTTCTCGCACAAGATGGCGGAATCCTGA
- a CDS encoding phage tail protein: MAQEYPLPRFHFQVDWGGAKISFTEVTGLVMEREKIEYRHSDSRDFNKIAMPGLVKNNNLTLKRGKFEKDFDYNTWLEAVANERVDGRRDIIIRLLNEKHEPVAAWTATRCFPVKVTAPDLKSDANEAAIETLEVAHEGLKLMKV; this comes from the coding sequence ATGGCGCAAGAATACCCACTACCGCGGTTTCATTTCCAGGTCGACTGGGGCGGGGCGAAGATCAGCTTCACCGAGGTGACCGGGCTCGTCATGGAGCGGGAAAAGATCGAATACCGCCACAGCGACAGCCGGGATTTCAACAAGATCGCCATGCCCGGCCTGGTGAAGAACAACAACCTCACCCTGAAGCGCGGCAAGTTCGAGAAGGACTTCGACTACAATACATGGCTCGAGGCGGTGGCCAACGAGCGGGTTGATGGGCGGCGCGACATCATCATCAGGCTTTTGAACGAGAAGCACGAACCGGTGGCGGCGTGGACCGCGACCCGCTGTTTCCCCGTCAAGGTCACCGCCCCGGATCTTAAGTCGGACGCGAACGAGGCGGCCATAGAGACCCTTGAGGTCGCCCACGAGGGGCTGAAGTTGATGAAGGTCTAG
- a CDS encoding phage tail protein — protein MVDYYPPWAFYFRVEFGISKKKDDVRFQMVSGLSVEYDTEEYKEGGENRFTHKLPVRTKYADLVLKRGMLIDSEVIKWFLRAFRDRQFEPTDLNVILMNEKGEPLKTWQVSHAIPRKWQVSDLNSGENALVIETLELTYRYFTVA, from the coding sequence ATGGTGGACTACTATCCCCCTTGGGCCTTCTATTTCCGGGTCGAGTTCGGCATCAGCAAGAAGAAGGACGACGTCCGTTTCCAGATGGTCTCAGGGCTGTCGGTCGAGTACGACACCGAGGAATACAAGGAGGGGGGCGAGAACCGCTTCACCCATAAGCTCCCGGTGCGCACGAAGTACGCCGACCTGGTGTTGAAGCGCGGCATGCTGATCGATTCCGAAGTGATCAAGTGGTTCTTGCGGGCCTTCCGGGACCGGCAATTCGAGCCCACCGACCTGAACGTCATCCTGATGAACGAAAAGGGTGAGCCGTTGAAGACGTGGCAGGTATCGCACGCCATACCGAGGAAGTGGCAGGTGAGCGACCTGAATTCGGGGGAAAACGCGCTGGTGATCGAGACGCTGGAGCTTACCTATCGGTATTTCACCGTGGCGTAG
- a CDS encoding DUF5908 family protein yields MPIEIKELHIRVALTTSPAPPPSAGGGAERDAIVSECIEQVLQILQNKAER; encoded by the coding sequence ATGCCCATCGAGATCAAGGAACTGCACATCCGGGTCGCGCTGACCACCTCCCCTGCCCCACCTCCTTCAGCGGGAGGCGGCGCAGAACGGGACGCGATCGTGAGCGAGTGCATCGAACAGGTGCTGCAGATCCTGCAAAACAAGGCGGAACGCTGA
- a CDS encoding CIS tube protein, which yields MADNGKLEKLLILAFDTSEDAERGSKAEAKESFEALINPESYTLEYKVKTSDGQGQGTSGAQAKYEFTLPEELTFEFLFDNTGIIDGKPNKEGVQKDVDRLRKMLTGYQGKSHEPYHLKLVWGSLVFTGRATELSLTHKLFNPDGQPIRTVAKVKFKKSIEEKKRARKEDKSSPDLTHKRTVKAGDTLPLLCYRIYGDPRYYLQVAQVNGLDNFRKLTPNTSLLFPPIDKKGANP from the coding sequence ATGGCGGACAACGGCAAGCTGGAAAAACTCCTGATCCTCGCCTTCGACACCTCGGAGGATGCGGAGCGCGGCAGCAAGGCAGAGGCGAAGGAGAGCTTCGAGGCCCTCATCAACCCGGAGAGCTACACCCTCGAGTACAAGGTGAAGACCTCGGACGGCCAGGGCCAAGGGACCAGCGGCGCACAGGCGAAGTACGAATTCACCCTGCCGGAGGAGCTCACCTTCGAGTTCCTCTTCGACAACACCGGCATCATCGACGGCAAGCCGAACAAGGAAGGGGTGCAAAAGGACGTCGACCGGCTGCGCAAGATGCTGACCGGCTACCAGGGTAAATCGCACGAGCCTTACCATTTGAAACTTGTATGGGGGAGCCTCGTCTTCACCGGCCGCGCCACGGAACTTTCCCTGACGCACAAGCTGTTCAACCCGGACGGACAGCCGATACGCACCGTCGCCAAGGTCAAATTCAAGAAGAGCATTGAGGAGAAGAAACGCGCGCGGAAAGAGGATAAGTCCTCCCCGGACCTGACCCACAAGCGCACCGTGAAGGCGGGCGACACCCTGCCGCTTCTCTGTTACCGGATCTACGGCGACCCGAGGTACTACCTGCAGGTGGCGCAGGTGAACGGGCTCGACAACTTCAGGAAGCTAACGCCGAACACGAGCCTCCTCTTTCCCCCCATCGACAAGAAAGGCGCCAACCCGTGA